In one window of Chryseobacterium sp. JV274 DNA:
- a CDS encoding FtsB family cell division protein: MEENNLIKDIQPKSETFKLIQKYVLNKYTITICLFLVWMIFFDKTSFLVINELNGEIRKYEEQLDFYKKEYEKNDAFYKKLMNNKSEKEKYARENYFMKKPNEEIFILVVDSTKVAKK, translated from the coding sequence ATGGAAGAAAACAACCTTATCAAAGACATTCAGCCGAAATCTGAAACATTCAAACTTATACAGAAATATGTTTTGAACAAGTATACCATTACGATCTGTCTGTTTTTGGTATGGATGATTTTTTTCGATAAAACCTCATTTCTTGTAATCAATGAACTGAATGGTGAGATCAGGAAATATGAAGAGCAGCTGGACTTCTACAAAAAAGAATACGAAAAAAATGATGCTTTTTATAAAAAACTGATGAACAACAAGTCTGAGAAGGAAAAATACGCAAGAGAAAATTATTTTATGAAAAAGCCGAATGAAGAAATCTTCATTTTGGTGGTAGACAGCACAAAAGTTGCCAAAAAATAA
- a CDS encoding ATP-dependent Clp protease adaptor ClpS, with protein sequence MNFYNIIKDYEDPKRQYEEDVLVLDDTDEVYKLVLHNDDIHTFDYVIDCLIEICKHTLEQAEQCTMLVHYKGKCTVKTGSMDVLKPMHEKLISRELTSEIV encoded by the coding sequence ATGAATTTTTATAATATCATAAAAGATTATGAAGATCCAAAGCGCCAGTATGAAGAAGATGTCCTCGTTCTGGATGATACGGATGAAGTTTATAAACTGGTACTGCATAATGACGATATTCATACATTTGATTATGTAATAGACTGTCTTATCGAAATATGCAAACATACCCTGGAGCAAGCAGAACAATGTACGATGCTTGTTCACTACAAAGGCAAATGTACCGTAAAAACAGGCTCAATGGATGTTTTGAAGCCTATGCATGAAAAATTAATTTCGCGCGAATTAACAAGCGAAATCGTATAA
- a CDS encoding hemolysin family protein, with amino-acid sequence MDSDIVRLLLALFLVLLNGFFVAAEFSIVKVRYSQIQLKAAEGNSMAKQAEHIIKHLDEYLSATQLGITLASLALGWVGESALHHMVENIFASLSIDLTQTTITTISVVTSFVLITIMHIVFGELIPKSIAIRKSEATTMATAVPLRVFYTIFKPFIWLMNSMSNGFLRLVKIHPASEQEIHSTEELQLLVKQSADSGEIEEENYEIIKNAFDFTDHSAKQIMVPRQNITSIDFEEDVTDIINKIMDSGYSRIPVYIDSIDNIIGIFYTKEIIREFVKRKGNLDHEDLKDLMRDAFFVVESKKVSDLLKTFQLKKQHIAVVIDEFGGTEGIITLEDILEELVGEIQDEEDDEEKIVDKISDNTYWVQATQPLDEINEFLPKRLPLSEESEYNSLAGFILYELEDIPEENQEFDLEDYHFKILKMNNKSVELVELVYEEPNAIDHLADKIGEV; translated from the coding sequence ATGGACTCGGACATAGTCAGGCTTTTGCTGGCCTTATTTCTTGTTTTACTAAATGGCTTCTTCGTAGCCGCAGAATTTTCAATTGTTAAAGTTCGTTACTCACAAATTCAGTTAAAAGCCGCAGAAGGTAATTCTATGGCTAAACAGGCAGAACATATCATCAAGCATCTTGATGAATATCTTTCCGCTACACAATTAGGAATTACATTGGCATCCCTTGCTCTTGGTTGGGTAGGAGAAAGTGCCTTGCATCATATGGTTGAAAATATCTTCGCATCTCTGAGTATTGATCTTACTCAGACAACGATTACTACAATCTCTGTAGTGACCAGTTTTGTGTTGATTACCATTATGCACATTGTATTTGGTGAGCTTATCCCAAAATCAATTGCGATCAGAAAATCTGAAGCCACTACAATGGCAACAGCTGTTCCGCTAAGGGTTTTTTACACAATTTTTAAACCGTTTATCTGGTTGATGAACTCAATGTCAAATGGTTTCCTTAGATTGGTGAAAATTCACCCGGCTTCCGAACAGGAAATTCACTCTACAGAAGAGCTTCAGCTTTTGGTAAAACAAAGTGCTGACAGCGGAGAGATTGAAGAAGAAAACTATGAGATCATCAAAAATGCATTTGACTTTACTGATCATTCTGCTAAACAGATCATGGTTCCAAGACAGAATATTACTTCCATAGATTTTGAAGAAGATGTTACAGATATCATCAATAAGATTATGGACAGCGGGTATTCACGTATTCCAGTATATATTGACTCTATTGATAATATCATCGGAATTTTCTATACAAAAGAAATCATCAGGGAATTTGTTAAAAGAAAAGGAAATCTGGATCATGAAGACCTTAAAGATTTAATGCGGGATGCTTTTTTCGTTGTGGAAAGTAAAAAAGTTTCAGATTTGCTGAAAACGTTCCAGCTTAAAAAACAACATATCGCTGTTGTTATTGACGAATTTGGTGGGACTGAAGGAATTATTACATTAGAAGATATTCTGGAAGAACTGGTAGGGGAAATTCAGGATGAAGAAGACGATGAAGAAAAAATCGTTGATAAAATATCAGATAATACCTATTGGGTACAGGCTACGCAGCCTTTGGACGAAATCAATGAGTTTCTGCCTAAAAGACTTCCGCTTTCAGAAGAAAGTGAGTACAATTCATTAGCCGGATTCATTCTTTATGAGTTGGAAGATATCCCTGAAGAAAACCAGGAATTTGATCTTGAGGACTACCACTTTAAAATTCTGAAAATGAATAATAAAAGTGTAGAACTTGTAGAACTGGTCTATGAGGAACCTAATGCTATAGATCATTTAGCAGATAAAATTGGAGAAGTTTAA
- the atpG gene encoding ATP synthase F1 subunit gamma — protein MANLKEIRGRITSISSTMQITRAMKMVSAAKLKKAQDAIVMLRPYSEKLQELIQNVNSSSDPDQISVYAQKREVKRILFIAVTSNRGLAGAFNSSIVKELNLQFQNNSQYEIEVLPVGKKAFDAVRRSRSVYANGSSVYDNLNFDAVAHITEGVMASFREGKFDEVYVIYNKFVNAATQEVTTEQLLPISMPENTESQVETDYIFEPNRAEILDNLIPKSIKTQVFKSILDSVASEHGARMTAMHKATDNAEALRNDLKIFYNKARQAAITNEILEIVSGAEALKNS, from the coding sequence ATGGCAAACTTAAAAGAAATACGAGGCAGAATTACGTCAATTTCATCTACGATGCAGATTACCCGTGCTATGAAAATGGTTTCCGCTGCGAAACTTAAAAAAGCACAGGATGCAATTGTAATGCTAAGACCATATTCTGAAAAACTACAGGAACTTATCCAGAATGTAAATTCTAGTTCAGATCCTGATCAGATTTCTGTATATGCTCAGAAAAGAGAGGTTAAAAGAATACTTTTCATCGCTGTTACTTCAAACAGAGGTCTTGCGGGAGCTTTTAACTCTTCAATTGTAAAAGAGCTTAACCTTCAGTTCCAGAACAATTCTCAATATGAGATTGAAGTTCTTCCTGTAGGTAAAAAAGCATTTGATGCTGTAAGAAGAAGCCGTTCAGTATATGCTAATGGAAGTTCTGTTTATGATAATCTGAACTTTGATGCTGTTGCTCATATCACTGAAGGAGTAATGGCAAGCTTCAGAGAAGGTAAATTTGACGAAGTATATGTTATTTATAATAAATTCGTTAATGCAGCAACTCAGGAAGTAACAACAGAACAACTTCTTCCAATCTCAATGCCTGAAAATACAGAATCACAGGTAGAAACAGATTATATCTTTGAACCGAACAGGGCTGAGATTCTGGATAACCTGATTCCTAAGTCTATTAAAACGCAGGTTTTCAAATCAATCCTTGATTCAGTAGCATCTGAGCACGGAGCGAGAATGACAGCAATGCACAAAGCTACAGATAATGCAGAAGCTTTGAGAAATGATCTTAAGATCTTCTACAACAAAGCAAGACAGGCAGCAATTACCAACGAAATCTTGGAAATTGTTTCCGGAGCAGAAGCTTTGAAAAATTCATAA
- a CDS encoding DinB family protein codes for MKEKLVDLFEYTYHFNVEMIKVISENRELVDDKTISLINHTLNAQQIWNARILGETTFEVWQINPFESLEEINHRNFLKSIDIIRNFDLDKRVEYQNSRGTKFENSIFEMLFHAVNHSTYHRGQINSLLKQNGITPVLTDYIFYKR; via the coding sequence ATGAAAGAAAAACTGGTAGACTTATTTGAATACACCTATCATTTCAATGTTGAGATGATTAAAGTTATTTCTGAAAACAGAGAACTTGTTGATGATAAAACCATCAGTCTGATTAATCATACTCTTAATGCACAACAGATCTGGAATGCCCGGATTCTGGGAGAAACTACTTTTGAAGTCTGGCAGATCAATCCTTTTGAATCTCTTGAGGAAATTAACCATAGAAATTTTCTTAAAAGCATTGATATTATAAGAAATTTTGATCTGGACAAAAGAGTAGAATATCAGAATTCAAGAGGAACAAAATTTGAAAACAGTATTTTTGAAATGCTTTTTCATGCAGTCAATCACTCTACCTATCACAGAGGACAAATCAATTCTTTGCTTAAGCAGAATGGAATAACTCCGGTATTGACGGATTATATTTTTTACAAAAGATAA
- the udk gene encoding uridine kinase, translated as MLVIGIAGGTGSGKTTVVDKILQQLDIEGMNILSQDNYYHDNQGLTLTEREALNYDHPKSIDFELLIKHVKALKNNEPIEQPIYSFVTHSRTGDHVTVEPKNVLVVEGILVLTNKELLKEFDLKVFVHADSDERLIRRIRRDTQERGRDLSEVLHRYQTTLKPMHQEFIEPSKNDADLIIPNMKQNSVAIDFLTTVIKNSLKKH; from the coding sequence ATGCTTGTAATAGGAATTGCCGGTGGTACTGGATCCGGCAAAACTACAGTTGTTGACAAGATACTTCAGCAGCTTGATATTGAGGGAATGAATATCCTTTCTCAGGATAATTATTATCACGACAACCAAGGTCTTACATTGACAGAAAGAGAAGCTCTGAATTATGACCATCCCAAGTCGATAGATTTTGAATTATTGATAAAACATGTGAAAGCTTTAAAGAATAATGAGCCTATTGAACAGCCCATTTACAGCTTTGTCACTCATTCCAGAACAGGAGATCATGTCACTGTAGAACCTAAAAACGTATTGGTAGTAGAAGGAATTTTGGTTCTTACCAACAAAGAATTACTGAAAGAATTTGATTTGAAAGTATTTGTTCATGCAGATTCTGACGAAAGGCTGATCAGGAGGATCAGGAGAGATACCCAGGAAAGAGGAAGAGATCTGAGCGAAGTATTACACCGTTATCAGACTACATTGAAACCAATGCACCAGGAATTCATAGAGCCTTCTAAAAATGATGCCGATCTTATTATCCCAAATATGAAGCAGAATTCCGTAGCGATTGATTTTTTAACTACTGTTATTAAAAACTCGTTGAAAAAACATTAA
- a CDS encoding methylmalonyl-CoA mutase family protein: MSNTDIFSNWESLVKKQLKTEDIYPILEKQNLEGIEVKPFYTEVQKPLVNLPRVEESTHLVAKYHESLEEEVFAFILDHNVENLDQKTLFVNNKELAGHISPKEEDQYFSLIDIFNEKEGNIDDQLAKELLAKDFKRNICVDISLHQNAGAAIYQQLGIALAKTKELVEAYGAEILNKLIFRIAVGGNYFFEMAKLRAFKIVFNQLSKEYGMDEIPYIFAETSLRNKAVSDNENNLIRSTLELASAMIGGADAVFTNNYLVNRSTDNSEEISFKQQIVLAYESIINVFEDAVNGSYYIEDITKQFAEKSWALFVEIEEAGGYLELLKQGVVQKKIYDHAVEEQQWIEEGKIKLIGVNLYPKLDVKKSIGDLYNEKEIKAVRWAEMFE, from the coding sequence ATGTCAAATACAGATATATTTTCAAACTGGGAAAGTTTAGTCAAAAAACAACTTAAAACAGAGGATATTTACCCTATTTTAGAAAAACAAAATTTGGAAGGAATAGAGGTGAAGCCTTTTTACACAGAAGTTCAGAAGCCTTTGGTAAATCTGCCTAGAGTTGAAGAAAGTACCCATTTGGTAGCAAAATATCATGAAAGTTTAGAAGAAGAAGTATTTGCATTTATCCTTGATCATAATGTAGAAAATCTTGATCAGAAAACTCTTTTTGTCAACAACAAAGAACTTGCAGGACACATCAGCCCTAAAGAAGAAGATCAGTATTTTTCATTGATTGACATTTTTAATGAAAAAGAAGGAAATATAGACGATCAGCTGGCTAAAGAATTACTGGCCAAAGACTTTAAGAGAAATATCTGTGTTGATATTTCACTGCATCAGAATGCCGGAGCAGCCATTTATCAGCAGCTTGGTATTGCGCTGGCAAAAACTAAGGAACTGGTAGAAGCTTATGGTGCTGAAATTTTGAATAAGCTAATCTTCAGAATAGCAGTAGGAGGAAATTATTTCTTTGAAATGGCAAAACTGAGAGCCTTTAAAATTGTTTTCAACCAGCTTTCTAAGGAATATGGTATGGATGAAATTCCTTACATCTTTGCGGAGACTTCACTGCGAAATAAAGCCGTTTCTGACAATGAAAACAACCTGATCCGCTCTACATTAGAACTTGCTTCCGCAATGATCGGAGGAGCTGACGCTGTTTTTACCAATAATTATCTTGTAAACAGAAGTACAGATAATTCGGAAGAAATTTCTTTCAAACAGCAGATTGTGCTCGCTTACGAAAGTATCATCAATGTATTTGAAGATGCTGTGAACGGAAGTTATTATATTGAAGATATTACGAAGCAGTTTGCAGAGAAATCATGGGCTTTATTTGTTGAAATCGAGGAGGCTGGAGGGTATCTTGAACTGTTGAAACAGGGAGTTGTTCAGAAAAAGATCTATGATCATGCTGTTGAAGAGCAGCAATGGATTGAAGAAGGAAAAATAAAGCTGATAGGGGTAAATTTATACCCTAAATTAGACGTTAAAAAGTCTATCGGAGATCTGTATAACGAAAAGGAGATAAAAGCGGTTCGCTGGGCTGAAATGTTTGAATAA
- a CDS encoding class I SAM-dependent methyltransferase, whose amino-acid sequence MGNKLINKEIQNYINANLNADLHTLLLKKSPFPEVSMQEIVQQIKGKQVAERKFPFLLKEGIIFPPQLNLEQSSSEKTALYKSNILKGSTFIDLTSGFGIDAYYLSQNFDHITLVEQNTELLEIVEHNWNTLGRQANFINKKLEDFLNGNQEHFDVIYLDPARRDQQKNKVFLLEDLSPDILEIQEKLLSISNQVVIKLSPLIDLKYLVSMLPGISRIEIIALKNDVKEVVIFLSKENTDEIICSCVNLESGESAFTFRFGEEENAESEYSEPEKYIYIPNNSILKAGVFNLISQKFGLKKLNPNSHFYTSSEKKGDFPGRIMEVELIDSKSIKKKEQYNIISKNYPLKPEEIKKKYGLKDGGDHYLIFTQSKKGKIILKSV is encoded by the coding sequence GTGGGAAATAAATTAATAAACAAAGAGATTCAAAACTATATCAATGCAAATCTGAATGCAGATTTACATACATTACTGCTGAAAAAATCACCCTTTCCGGAAGTTTCTATGCAGGAAATTGTACAGCAGATCAAAGGAAAACAGGTTGCTGAAAGAAAGTTTCCTTTTCTCTTGAAAGAAGGGATTATTTTTCCGCCACAGCTTAATCTCGAGCAGTCATCATCAGAAAAAACAGCTCTTTATAAATCCAACATCTTGAAAGGGAGTACATTTATTGATCTCACGAGCGGTTTTGGTATTGATGCCTATTATCTGTCTCAAAACTTCGATCATATCACTTTGGTAGAGCAGAATACAGAGCTTTTAGAAATTGTTGAGCATAACTGGAATACTTTAGGACGTCAGGCAAATTTTATCAACAAAAAGCTTGAAGATTTCCTGAACGGGAATCAGGAACATTTTGATGTCATTTATCTTGATCCGGCCAGAAGAGATCAGCAAAAAAACAAGGTTTTTCTTTTAGAAGACCTGTCTCCTGATATTCTCGAAATCCAGGAGAAATTGTTGTCTATTTCCAATCAGGTCGTCATTAAACTCTCTCCACTTATTGATCTTAAGTATCTTGTGTCAATGTTGCCGGGTATTTCAAGGATAGAAATTATTGCCCTGAAAAATGATGTAAAAGAAGTTGTCATTTTTTTATCCAAGGAAAATACGGACGAGATTATCTGCAGCTGTGTGAACCTTGAGAGTGGCGAATCTGCCTTTACTTTCAGATTTGGGGAAGAAGAAAATGCCGAGTCTGAATATTCCGAGCCTGAAAAATACATTTACATTCCCAATAACTCTATTTTGAAAGCAGGAGTTTTTAATTTGATTTCACAGAAATTCGGATTAAAAAAGCTTAATCCTAACAGTCATTTCTATACCTCCAGTGAAAAGAAAGGAGACTTTCCCGGGAGAATTATGGAAGTGGAACTGATTGACTCTAAAAGTATTAAGAAAAAAGAACAGTATAATATCATTTCAAAAAACTATCCTTTAAAACCTGAAGAAATCAAGAAAAAGTATGGTTTGAAAGATGGGGGAGATCATTACCTTATTTTTACACAATCCAAAAAAGGGAAAATAATATTAAAATCAGTATAA